In Neovison vison isolate M4711 chromosome 11, ASM_NN_V1, whole genome shotgun sequence, one genomic interval encodes:
- the DOK2 gene encoding docking protein 2 isoform X1, which translates to MEEVAVKQGFLYLLQQQTFGKKWRRFGAVLYGESDCALARLELQEGPEKPRRGEAARRVIRLSDCLRVAEAGGEASSPRDTSAFFLETKERQYQLAAPASERSDWIQAICLLAFPGQRKELLGPTGKGSRPRMEENELYSSTTAVAPRKEFVVTMRPTEASERCRLRGSYTLRAGETALELWGGHELGSKLYEWPYRFLRRFGRDKVTFSFEAGRRCISGEGNFEFETRQGNEIFSALEEAISAQKNSAHPGLQSQPATVPAVLPRPESPYSRPHDSLPPPSPSTPVPSARPRGPEGEYAVPFDAVARNLGKSLRGVLAVPPHAPADPLYDSIEEHPPPRPDHIYDEPEGVAALSLYDSPQEPTGEAWRRQATADRDRGLQRGQDLSAAGWPQGTEYDNVILKKGPK; encoded by the exons ATGGAAGAAGTAGCCGTGAAACAGGGCTTCCTGTACCTTCTACAGCAGCAGACTTTTGGAAAG AAATGGCGCCGGTTTGGGGCTGTGCTGTATGGAGAGTCGGACTGCGCCCTGGCCCGGCTGGAGCTCCAGGAGGGCCCAGAGAAGCCACGCCGGGGAGAGGCTGCCAGGAGGGTGATCCGCCTCAGTGACTGCCTACGTGTGGCTGAGGCCGGCGGGGAGGCCAGCAGCCCCCGGGACACCAGCGCCTTCTTCCTGGAGACCAAGGAGCGCCAGTACCAGCTAGCAGCCCCCGCCTCAGAGCGCAGTGACTGGATCCAGGCCATCTGCCTCTTGGCCTTCCCT GGCCAGAGGAAGGAGCTGCTGGGGCCCACGGGGAAGGGCAGCCGGCCCCGCATGGAGGAGAATGAACTGTACAGCAGCACGACCGCAG taGCCCCCCGCAAGGAGTTTGTTGTGACCATGAGACCCACAGAAGCCAGTGAGAGGTGCCGGCTCAGAGGATCCTACACCCTCCGGGCTGGGGAGACAGCCCTGGAGCTGTGGGGTGGCCATGAGCTGGGCAGCAAGCTGTATGAGTGGCCCTACAGGTTTCTGAGGCGCTTTGGGCGGGACAAG GTAACCTTTTCCTTCGAGGCAGGCCGGCGCTGCATCTCTGGAGAGGGCAACTTTGAGTTCGAAACCCGACAAGGGAACGAGATCTTCTCAGCCCTGGAGGAAGCCATTTCTGCCCAGAAGAACAGCGCACATCCTGGGCTGCAATCCCAGCCAGCCACAGTCCCTGCGGTGCTGCCCCGGCCAGAAAGCCCCTACTCCCGGCCCCACGACTCCCTGCCACCTCCCTCGCCCTCCACTCCAGTGCCCTCTGCCCGGCCGCGGGGCCCGGAGGGGGAATATGCCGTGCCCTTTGATGCAGTGGCCCGTAACCTGGGGAAGAGCTTGAGGGGCGTCCTGGCGGTCCCTCCCCACGCCCCTGCGGACCCCCTGTATGACAGCATTGAGGAGCACCCACCCCCACGACCCGACCACATATATGATGAGCCTGAGGGAGTGGCTGCCCTGTCCCTGTATGACAGCCCACAGGAGCCCACAGGAGAGGCCTGGAGGAGGCAGGCCACAGCTGACAGGGACCGCGGCCTCCAGAGAGGGCAGGACCTCTCTGCCGCTGGCTGGCCACAGGGAACTGAGTATGACAATGTCATACTTAAGAAAGGCCCAAAGTGA
- the DOK2 gene encoding docking protein 2 isoform X2: MEEVAVKQGFLYLLQQQTFGKKWRRFGAVLYGESDCALARLELQEGPEKPRRGEAARRVIRLSDCLRVAEAGGEASSPRDTSAFFLETKERQYQLAAPASERSDWIQAICLLAFPGQRKELLGPTGKGSRPRMEENELYSSTTAAPRKEFVVTMRPTEASERCRLRGSYTLRAGETALELWGGHELGSKLYEWPYRFLRRFGRDKVTFSFEAGRRCISGEGNFEFETRQGNEIFSALEEAISAQKNSAHPGLQSQPATVPAVLPRPESPYSRPHDSLPPPSPSTPVPSARPRGPEGEYAVPFDAVARNLGKSLRGVLAVPPHAPADPLYDSIEEHPPPRPDHIYDEPEGVAALSLYDSPQEPTGEAWRRQATADRDRGLQRGQDLSAAGWPQGTEYDNVILKKGPK; the protein is encoded by the exons ATGGAAGAAGTAGCCGTGAAACAGGGCTTCCTGTACCTTCTACAGCAGCAGACTTTTGGAAAG AAATGGCGCCGGTTTGGGGCTGTGCTGTATGGAGAGTCGGACTGCGCCCTGGCCCGGCTGGAGCTCCAGGAGGGCCCAGAGAAGCCACGCCGGGGAGAGGCTGCCAGGAGGGTGATCCGCCTCAGTGACTGCCTACGTGTGGCTGAGGCCGGCGGGGAGGCCAGCAGCCCCCGGGACACCAGCGCCTTCTTCCTGGAGACCAAGGAGCGCCAGTACCAGCTAGCAGCCCCCGCCTCAGAGCGCAGTGACTGGATCCAGGCCATCTGCCTCTTGGCCTTCCCT GGCCAGAGGAAGGAGCTGCTGGGGCCCACGGGGAAGGGCAGCCGGCCCCGCATGGAGGAGAATGAACTGTACAGCAGCACGACCGCAG CCCCCCGCAAGGAGTTTGTTGTGACCATGAGACCCACAGAAGCCAGTGAGAGGTGCCGGCTCAGAGGATCCTACACCCTCCGGGCTGGGGAGACAGCCCTGGAGCTGTGGGGTGGCCATGAGCTGGGCAGCAAGCTGTATGAGTGGCCCTACAGGTTTCTGAGGCGCTTTGGGCGGGACAAG GTAACCTTTTCCTTCGAGGCAGGCCGGCGCTGCATCTCTGGAGAGGGCAACTTTGAGTTCGAAACCCGACAAGGGAACGAGATCTTCTCAGCCCTGGAGGAAGCCATTTCTGCCCAGAAGAACAGCGCACATCCTGGGCTGCAATCCCAGCCAGCCACAGTCCCTGCGGTGCTGCCCCGGCCAGAAAGCCCCTACTCCCGGCCCCACGACTCCCTGCCACCTCCCTCGCCCTCCACTCCAGTGCCCTCTGCCCGGCCGCGGGGCCCGGAGGGGGAATATGCCGTGCCCTTTGATGCAGTGGCCCGTAACCTGGGGAAGAGCTTGAGGGGCGTCCTGGCGGTCCCTCCCCACGCCCCTGCGGACCCCCTGTATGACAGCATTGAGGAGCACCCACCCCCACGACCCGACCACATATATGATGAGCCTGAGGGAGTGGCTGCCCTGTCCCTGTATGACAGCCCACAGGAGCCCACAGGAGAGGCCTGGAGGAGGCAGGCCACAGCTGACAGGGACCGCGGCCTCCAGAGAGGGCAGGACCTCTCTGCCGCTGGCTGGCCACAGGGAACTGAGTATGACAATGTCATACTTAAGAAAGGCCCAAAGTGA